From [Clostridium] symbiosum, a single genomic window includes:
- a CDS encoding ABC transporter transmembrane domain-containing protein: MRKMLQFLTPYRTRIAAMLFLLLLQVAGTFLIPTMTADIINNGILTGDLNYVLMTGGRMILAAVLVTVIAVGAVYLSSCNSALIGRDIRNALFRKVQSLSVDEFNRFGTASMITRNTNDVIRVQQAFSALTEMLLPAPVMAVTGLVLAFSKDRVLALQS; this comes from the coding sequence ATGAGAAAAATGCTTCAGTTTTTGACGCCGTACAGAACACGGATTGCAGCAATGCTTTTTCTTTTGCTGCTGCAGGTGGCGGGCACCTTTTTAATCCCGACCATGACGGCAGATATTATTAATAACGGAATTTTGACAGGAGACTTAAATTATGTCCTGATGACGGGCGGCAGAATGATTCTGGCAGCTGTTTTGGTGACGGTCATAGCAGTGGGCGCCGTTTATCTTTCCTCCTGTAACAGCGCTCTGATAGGCCGGGATATACGCAATGCCCTGTTTCGCAAGGTGCAGAGTCTGTCAGTGGATGAGTTCAACCGGTTTGGAACAGCTTCCATGATTACCAGAAATACGAATGATGTGATACGGGTTCAGCAGGCTTTCTCTGCTTTGACTGAAATGCTGCTTCCCGCTCCGGTTATGGCTGTGACGGGGTTGGTGCTGGCATTTTCAAAAGACCGGGTACTGGCGCTGCAATCATAG